The DNA window CTCGATTTCGACGAGCGTCCGGAGGTCTTCGATCATCGCTTCGACATTCATACCGAGTGTCTTGTGCATCGTCACCCCGCAAGGGTACGCCGCAAGAGTACTTGGTACGCCTGGACGCATCATCGTCCGAAGCCGGAGGGGGCCGGGAGAGCGCTTCGCTCTCCCGGCCCCCTCCGGTGTGCCGATGCCGCGTGTGCGGCGGTGGATCAGGCGCGGTCGGCCCAGACCGTGTTGAGCTTGCTCTGGTAGTAGAGCGGGGTCAGGCCGAGTACGAAGGCGAGCAGCAGGCCGACACCGCCGGAGCAGTCGGAGGTGACACCGGCGGCGCGCTGGGCCTGGGCGATGCGGGAGCCCGTCTTCACGATGGAGACGAAGGGCGGGACGATCAGCAGCGAGCCGAAGGTGACGGCGACAACCGCCATGCCGGGCTTGACCTCAATGGTCGGGTCGATCGCCTTGACCTGCTTGTTGACCTTGTAGTACCAGACCAGCCAGTAGATACCGAGGGTCACCAGGGTGAGCAGCCAGGTGCCGACCGGGCTGGAAGGAGCGCCGGCGGGCGCGGACGTGCGGACGTCGGTGGACATCAAATTCCCCACTTGCTTGCTGTGCTTCCTGCCGCCCGTTCTGGCTGAGCCACCCCACGGGGACAGGTAAGTGATGAGTGTGTCGCCTCGCGTTGTTGCTGTTGGGGCGAGGG is part of the Streptomyces agglomeratus genome and encodes:
- a CDS encoding DUF4234 domain-containing protein, producing the protein MSTDVRTSAPAGAPSSPVGTWLLTLVTLGIYWLVWYYKVNKQVKAIDPTIEVKPGMAVVAVTFGSLLIVPPFVSIVKTGSRIAQAQRAAGVTSDCSGGVGLLLAFVLGLTPLYYQSKLNTVWADRA